The following coding sequences lie in one Spirosoma sp. KUDC1026 genomic window:
- a CDS encoding MBL fold metallo-hydrolase, with protein sequence MSLFITSLNSGSNGNCYYVGNEQEAVLIDVGISRRQVETRMQRLGLSMQTVKAIFISHEHADHVRGISQLATKYQLPVFVTRRTLQHVRLPEQKFPIKALRSDEPAMIGELCVTAFPKLHDASDPHSFVVTYKNTNVGVFTDIGSPCEHLIKHFSQCHAAFLEANYDEQMLETSRYPFFLKQRIRGGKGHLSNQQALDLFLSYKPSFMSHVLLSHLSHENNHPQLAADLFMPHRDNTAVIVASRFEETPVFTVCA encoded by the coding sequence ATGTCTTTATTTATTACCTCGCTCAATTCGGGCAGCAACGGAAACTGTTACTACGTTGGCAACGAACAGGAAGCCGTCTTAATCGACGTGGGCATTTCCCGCCGGCAGGTCGAAACGCGGATGCAGCGCCTGGGCTTATCCATGCAAACGGTAAAAGCCATTTTTATCTCCCACGAGCACGCCGACCACGTTCGCGGAATTTCCCAGCTGGCCACCAAATATCAATTACCCGTTTTTGTCACGCGTCGAACCTTACAGCACGTCCGGCTGCCGGAACAAAAATTTCCCATCAAAGCGCTGCGGAGCGATGAGCCTGCCATGATTGGTGAGTTATGCGTAACGGCTTTCCCCAAGCTGCATGACGCCAGCGACCCACACAGTTTCGTCGTTACGTACAAGAACACGAACGTGGGTGTGTTTACAGACATTGGCTCACCCTGCGAACACCTGATCAAGCATTTCAGTCAGTGTCATGCCGCTTTCCTGGAAGCGAATTACGACGAGCAGATGCTCGAAACGAGCCGGTACCCGTTCTTTCTGAAGCAACGGATTCGGGGTGGTAAAGGGCATTTGTCCAATCAGCAGGCACTTGACTTGTTCCTGAGTTACAAGCCGTCGTTCATGAGTCACGTCCTGCTGTCGCACTTATCGCACGAAAATAACCATCCGCAGCTAGCCGCCGACTTATTCATGCCCCACCGCGACAATACGGCCGTTATCGTGGCGTCCCGCTTTGAGGAAACCCCGGTTTTTACTGTCTGTGCCTGA
- a CDS encoding RNA polymerase sigma factor has product MTESELLIELKAGSEAAFRRFVETYQTRVFNLAFRLLGDRDEADDVAQEVFAEVYETIGQFRGEATFSTWLYRITTTQSLSHLRKKRTRKRFAFVTSLFGASNELLHDPPDTSQPEQALAQTEENQLLLRAVGQLPDTQRAAFTLHYMEGLSYKEVAAILQTTVSAVESLLHRAKRQLRTKLQPYYADVFNGN; this is encoded by the coding sequence GTGACGGAATCTGAGCTACTTATCGAACTGAAAGCGGGCAGCGAAGCGGCTTTCCGCCGGTTTGTCGAAACCTACCAGACCAGGGTTTTCAATCTGGCGTTCCGGCTGCTGGGTGACCGCGACGAAGCTGACGATGTAGCCCAGGAAGTGTTTGCCGAAGTGTACGAAACTATCGGGCAGTTTCGGGGCGAGGCTACTTTCAGTACGTGGCTGTATCGAATTACGACGACCCAGTCACTGAGCCATCTGCGAAAGAAACGTACCCGCAAACGATTCGCCTTTGTAACCAGTCTGTTTGGGGCATCGAATGAATTACTGCACGACCCACCGGATACCAGCCAGCCGGAGCAGGCCCTCGCTCAGACCGAAGAAAATCAACTACTGCTTCGCGCTGTAGGGCAACTTCCTGACACGCAGCGGGCGGCTTTCACACTTCATTACATGGAAGGATTATCCTACAAAGAAGTGGCAGCGATCCTTCAGACAACGGTGTCGGCGGTGGAGTCGCTGCTGCACCGGGCCAAACGGCAGTTACGCACGAAATTACAACCCTATTACGCCGACGTATTCAACGGAAATTAA
- a CDS encoding Spy/CpxP family protein refolding chaperone — protein MNDRQKYRLLIALVLGLAILNVALLIWFGPFRHGHRDGFRPNERRTFLTRQLDFTEQQRQQYNELREHYFSERRALAEGIRPMRKRFFGQLSDITAADSTLLAQAQAYHNQLARIDLLTLRHFQQVAAICTPEQRKKLANIVRKLPQAAAWNNRRAGTAGRQRTD, from the coding sequence ATGAATGATCGTCAAAAATATCGCCTGCTGATTGCCCTCGTCCTCGGTCTGGCTATTCTGAACGTCGCGCTGCTGATTTGGTTTGGGCCATTCAGGCACGGGCACCGCGATGGTTTTCGGCCTAATGAACGACGAACGTTTCTGACCAGGCAACTCGATTTTACAGAACAGCAGCGGCAGCAATACAACGAACTCCGGGAGCACTACTTTTCTGAGCGTCGGGCGTTAGCCGAAGGAATTCGACCCATGCGGAAGCGTTTCTTCGGGCAGCTTAGTGACATAACAGCGGCAGACTCAACTCTATTGGCCCAGGCGCAGGCGTATCATAATCAACTCGCCCGGATCGATCTGCTAACGCTTCGTCACTTCCAGCAGGTAGCGGCAATCTGCACCCCCGAGCAGCGGAAAAAGCTGGCTAATATCGTTCGTAAGCTTCCGCAGGCAGCCGCCTGGAACAATCGTCGTGCTGGTACCGCTGGCAGGCAACGGACAGATTGA
- the ggt gene encoding gamma-glutamyltransferase, with amino-acid sequence MKRIIVAALSGCCLFICLSSSVLYGQTSDKGDRISGPNFATRSPVLGRHGMVATSHPLATQIGLDVLKQGGTAIDAAIAANAALGVIEPNNGGIGGDLFAIIWSAKERKMYGLNASGRSPQELTYNTLKNLLGNRTQLPLYGPLSVSVPGTVDGWFQLHGRFGKLPMRTLLEPSIRYAREGVPVPQVIAYSWQIAARRLADNQADITEFANFRKIFLIQGKAPVEGQVFRNPDLAATYEKIARGGRDAFYKGSIAEDMDRYARRTGIYLRKADLATHRSTWIQPVSVNYRGYDVFELPPNGQGIAVLQMLNILEGYDLKKLGHNSAEYLHLLVEAKKLAFEDRARYYADPEFAKDSIDWLLTKQYAAVRRKLINPAKASEHLDAGDPALRAGDTVYLTAADEEGNIVSLIQSNMLEFGSGMVPDGLGFVLHNRGTSFNLKPDHANVYAPGKRPFTTIIPGFVLKDGQPFLSFGVMGGAMQPQGHLQVLCNIIDFGMNVQEAGDAARFSHSGSSEPIGTVMQDGGRLALESGISPAVRASLEKLGHKLAPTDFFGGYQAIQWDTTNKIYWGASEMRKDGQAAGY; translated from the coding sequence ATGAAACGTATTATCGTTGCGGCCCTTAGCGGGTGCTGCTTGTTTATCTGCTTATCGTCATCTGTGCTGTACGGGCAAACCAGCGACAAAGGCGACCGGATAAGCGGCCCTAATTTTGCGACCCGTAGTCCGGTACTGGGGCGGCATGGTATGGTTGCGACGAGCCACCCGCTGGCAACGCAGATTGGTCTGGACGTATTGAAACAAGGCGGAACGGCCATCGACGCAGCCATTGCGGCCAACGCTGCCCTGGGCGTTATTGAACCGAACAACGGCGGTATTGGCGGAGATCTATTCGCCATTATCTGGTCGGCGAAAGAGCGGAAGATGTACGGACTGAACGCCAGCGGACGCTCACCCCAGGAGTTGACGTACAATACCCTCAAAAACCTGCTGGGTAACCGAACGCAGTTGCCGTTGTACGGCCCATTATCGGTCTCGGTGCCTGGTACAGTCGATGGCTGGTTCCAACTTCACGGCCGTTTTGGGAAACTGCCCATGCGAACCCTGCTGGAACCCAGTATCCGCTACGCCAGAGAAGGCGTGCCCGTACCGCAGGTCATTGCTTATTCGTGGCAGATAGCCGCGCGTCGGCTGGCCGACAACCAGGCTGACATCACCGAGTTTGCCAATTTCCGAAAGATCTTTCTGATCCAGGGGAAAGCGCCGGTTGAGGGGCAGGTGTTTCGCAATCCGGATCTGGCGGCTACGTACGAAAAGATAGCAAGGGGAGGGCGGGATGCGTTTTACAAAGGCAGCATCGCGGAAGATATGGATCGTTATGCCCGCCGAACGGGAATCTATCTACGGAAGGCTGATCTGGCAACGCATCGGAGTACATGGATACAGCCCGTATCAGTCAACTACCGTGGCTACGATGTATTTGAACTCCCGCCCAACGGCCAGGGAATTGCCGTATTGCAGATGCTGAACATTCTGGAAGGATATGACCTGAAAAAGCTGGGGCATAACAGTGCCGAATACCTGCACCTGCTGGTTGAAGCCAAGAAACTGGCCTTCGAAGACCGGGCGCGATACTACGCTGATCCGGAGTTTGCCAAGGATTCGATTGACTGGCTGCTGACGAAACAGTACGCGGCTGTCCGGCGCAAACTGATTAATCCGGCAAAAGCGTCTGAACACCTGGATGCGGGTGATCCGGCCCTGCGGGCGGGCGATACGGTCTACCTGACTGCCGCCGATGAGGAAGGCAACATCGTATCGCTTATTCAAAGCAACATGCTGGAATTTGGCAGCGGCATGGTGCCCGATGGCCTGGGCTTCGTCTTGCATAACCGCGGAACCAGCTTCAATCTTAAACCCGACCACGCCAATGTGTACGCACCCGGCAAGCGCCCGTTCACAACTATCATCCCCGGTTTTGTGCTGAAAGATGGCCAGCCGTTTCTGTCGTTTGGGGTGATGGGAGGTGCCATGCAGCCGCAGGGACATCTGCAGGTTCTCTGCAACATTATCGACTTTGGGATGAATGTGCAGGAAGCGGGCGATGCGGCCCGGTTCAGCCATTCCGGTAGCAGCGAACCGATAGGGACTGTTATGCAGGATGGCGGACGGCTGGCACTGGAAAGTGGTATTTCGCCGGCCGTACGGGCAAGTCTGGAAAAGCTGGGACACAAACTGGCTCCCACCGATTTCTTCGGCGGGTATCAGGCCATTCAGTGGGATACCACGAACAAGATCTACTGGGGAGCCAGCGAAATGCGTAAAGACGGGCAGGCAGCCGGATACTGA
- a CDS encoding carbohydrate kinase family protein, whose product MSQRPYALLSVGELLADFIAHHVSTSLLDSPDFRRYQGGSPANMAANMARLGNKTALVACVGNDNLGKYLVRQVDEVGVDTQYIVTDPLAPTSIVIVSRTAGTPDFIAYRTADCQILPEQIPDSLLKQAQIFHTTCFALSREPAQRTIVDAARRAQAAGCQISIDANYAPSIWPDRQQAQQIIADYCSTGALVKLSEDDAERIYGEVRDHQQILADFHRMGASLICLTLGPEGSIVSYDKGANQVRIPGQKIDVVDVTGAGDAYWAGFLTAYLDEHSPEQCARSGAALAKMKLSRQGALPAQIDRKLLF is encoded by the coding sequence ATGTCACAACGCCCCTACGCGCTCTTATCTGTTGGCGAACTGCTGGCCGATTTTATTGCCCACCACGTATCAACCAGCCTGCTTGATTCACCGGATTTTCGGCGGTATCAGGGCGGTAGTCCGGCCAATATGGCGGCTAACATGGCCCGGCTGGGCAACAAAACAGCTTTGGTTGCCTGTGTTGGCAACGACAACCTGGGTAAGTATTTGGTTCGGCAGGTAGACGAGGTGGGCGTCGATACGCAGTATATCGTTACTGACCCACTGGCGCCGACCAGCATTGTCATTGTTTCCCGCACGGCGGGCACGCCCGATTTTATTGCTTACCGGACGGCCGACTGTCAGATCCTGCCCGAACAGATTCCGGACTCGCTGCTGAAACAGGCACAGATTTTTCATACGACCTGCTTTGCCCTGAGCCGTGAGCCCGCCCAGCGTACCATCGTTGACGCAGCCCGGCGCGCGCAGGCGGCAGGCTGTCAGATCAGCATCGACGCCAACTACGCCCCCAGCATCTGGCCCGACCGTCAGCAGGCACAACAGATCATTGCCGATTACTGCTCGACCGGTGCCCTAGTGAAACTAAGCGAAGACGATGCCGAGCGTATTTACGGCGAGGTTCGCGACCATCAGCAGATCCTGGCAGATTTCCACCGGATGGGTGCATCACTGATCTGTCTGACTCTCGGCCCCGAAGGCAGTATCGTATCGTACGACAAGGGTGCCAACCAGGTACGTATCCCTGGTCAGAAAATCGACGTAGTAGACGTTACCGGTGCAGGAGATGCCTACTGGGCCGGTTTCCTGACGGCTTATCTGGACGAGCATTCTCCCGAGCAGTGTGCCCGGTCCGGCGCGGCCCTGGCCAAAATGAAACTTAGTCGGCAGGGGGCATTACCGGCTCAGATTGACCGGAAGCTGCTTTTTTAA
- a CDS encoding BamA/TamA family outer membrane protein: MIITACLFAHLSTFAETTTDSTQRVVIRSVGLIGNYKTKDRIILREMSLHTGDTVRLSDLPERITWDQRNISNTVLFVTVDIKTTLTTADSVYTADTPNLTTPVDSAGLAASSEKPAQLAQLDLTVIMKERWYIIAYPVFDIADRNLNEWWYDRGRDLRRTIYGGRLSYRNVTGTNDRLQLAIERGFLQRTVLSYSRPYIDKAQKTGLRFDLSYSTNKEIPYRTQADKWLFVRSDELLRTRMYAELILSHRRGLYQYHTAGVRYNLNEIADTIARLNPDYFLNGQTRQRYLSLSYGYRYDRRDNVVYPLQGKLITAGGGISGLLPGDNFRFVDAYASMTRYWSLGKQFYLASGVRGRVTWPTRQPYYNLRGLGSSVDMVRGYELYVVDGQRTAIWRNSLRYQLFNVRKELSWLHIRQFNTLPIAAYITAFGDAGYVSSTVAEQYQSRLANRPLLGTGMSLDVVTFYNLVIRFSGTINAQGKTGFFFNLAQEL, encoded by the coding sequence ATGATAATAACGGCATGTTTATTTGCCCATTTATCAACGTTTGCCGAGACGACTACTGATTCAACACAGCGAGTAGTTATCCGCTCGGTTGGCCTGATTGGTAACTATAAAACAAAAGACCGGATCATTCTGCGGGAAATGAGCCTGCACACTGGCGACACAGTGCGGCTCAGCGATCTGCCCGAACGGATTACCTGGGATCAGCGGAACATCAGTAATACCGTGCTTTTTGTTACGGTCGACATAAAAACAACCTTGACTACGGCCGATTCGGTGTACACCGCCGATACGCCAAACCTAACTACCCCGGTCGATTCCGCGGGCCTTGCTGCCAGCTCGGAGAAGCCTGCTCAGTTGGCGCAGCTTGACCTGACGGTGATCATGAAAGAACGCTGGTACATCATTGCTTATCCCGTGTTCGACATTGCCGACCGGAACCTGAACGAGTGGTGGTACGACCGGGGGAGAGACCTTCGCCGGACAATCTATGGAGGGCGGTTGAGCTACCGCAACGTAACGGGCACCAACGACCGGTTGCAACTGGCTATTGAACGTGGATTTCTGCAGCGAACGGTCTTGTCCTATTCCAGACCTTATATTGACAAAGCTCAGAAAACGGGCCTTCGGTTCGATCTGAGCTATTCGACCAACAAGGAAATTCCTTACCGAACCCAGGCCGATAAATGGCTCTTCGTCCGTTCAGACGAGTTGCTGCGTACGCGTATGTATGCCGAGTTGATTTTAAGCCACCGCCGTGGTCTGTATCAGTACCATACTGCTGGCGTTCGCTATAACCTTAATGAAATTGCAGATACCATTGCCCGGCTTAACCCCGACTATTTTCTGAATGGGCAAACCCGGCAACGTTACCTGAGTTTGTCGTACGGCTATCGTTACGACCGGCGCGATAACGTTGTGTACCCGCTCCAGGGAAAACTCATAACGGCGGGGGGCGGCATCAGTGGTTTGCTGCCCGGCGATAATTTCCGTTTCGTCGACGCCTATGCCTCGATGACCCGCTACTGGTCGCTGGGTAAGCAGTTCTATCTGGCGTCGGGGGTGCGCGGCCGCGTGACCTGGCCGACGCGCCAGCCTTATTATAACCTCCGGGGTCTGGGAAGTTCGGTAGACATGGTGCGTGGGTACGAACTTTACGTGGTGGATGGTCAGCGGACGGCTATCTGGCGAAATAGCCTGCGGTACCAGCTGTTCAACGTTCGGAAGGAACTGAGCTGGCTGCACATCCGGCAATTCAACACCCTTCCCATTGCGGCCTATATAACGGCCTTCGGCGATGCGGGGTACGTAAGCAGTACCGTAGCGGAGCAGTATCAGAGCAGATTAGCCAACCGCCCGCTGCTCGGAACAGGCATGAGCCTAGATGTTGTTACGTTTTATAATCTCGTAATCCGGTTCAGCGGCACCATAAACGCCCAGGGCAAAACCGGATTTTTCTTCAATTTGGCGCAGGAATTGTGA
- a CDS encoding cob(I)yrinic acid a,c-diamide adenosyltransferase has protein sequence MKIYTKTGDTGQTALIGGRRVSKASLQIDTYGTVDELNAWIGLVRDQSVNNDRRSGLKEIQDRLFTIGAELAVDPEKPATTATKSLPAIKPEDITALETAIDAMDATLPALRSFILPGGHQAVSFCHLARTVCRRAERLVAALNDDLMTTTVSHVDPLILQYLNRLSDYLFVLGRTMAQDLDAEEITWTSRS, from the coding sequence ATGAAGATTTACACAAAAACAGGTGATACAGGGCAGACAGCGCTGATTGGAGGACGCCGGGTAAGCAAAGCGTCCCTGCAGATTGATACGTACGGTACGGTTGACGAGTTGAACGCCTGGATTGGGTTAGTACGTGATCAATCCGTTAACAACGATCGTCGATCAGGTCTGAAAGAAATTCAGGATCGGTTATTCACAATTGGAGCAGAACTGGCCGTCGACCCGGAGAAACCAGCCACAACAGCGACCAAGTCTCTGCCCGCGATCAAGCCGGAGGATATTACAGCTCTGGAAACAGCCATTGACGCGATGGATGCGACGCTCCCGGCGTTACGTTCGTTTATTCTGCCGGGGGGGCATCAGGCCGTTTCGTTCTGTCACCTGGCCCGAACCGTTTGCCGCCGGGCCGAGCGGCTGGTTGCGGCCCTGAATGACGACTTAATGACGACAACCGTTTCGCACGTTGATCCGCTGATTCTGCAGTACCTCAATCGCCTGTCCGACTACCTGTTCGTGCTGGGCAGAACTATGGCACAGGACCTGGATGCGGAAGAAATTACATGGACCAGCCGGTCCTAA
- a CDS encoding DUF2281 domain-containing protein gives MIYRLEIDDRHETARAVLDFIRQMASKNKAIKRPVAVTDFNKMPLTERPLGIMKGSFKLSPDFNEPLDDLKDYM, from the coding sequence ATGATTTATCGACTAGAAATAGATGATCGCCACGAAACGGCGAGAGCTGTCCTGGACTTTATCCGCCAAATGGCGAGCAAAAATAAAGCGATAAAAAGGCCTGTTGCTGTTACTGACTTTAACAAAATGCCATTGACTGAACGGCCGTTAGGAATTATGAAGGGGAGTTTCAAACTGTCGCCTGATTTCAATGAGCCACTGGACGATCTAAAAGATTACATGTAA
- a CDS encoding branched-chain amino acid aminotransferase, with the protein MTTDVLQIELRKAERSRIQEVDFNHLPFGKHFSDHMFVADFIDGQWQNQQIVPFDNFTINPALSALHYGQSIFEGMKAYKNDEGDVLLFNPLANFERMNESARRMCMATLPEEVFMGGLEALLRVDADWVPSTPNSSLYIRPYMFASDNYLGVAPSKTYRFCIFTCPVGAYYSNPPKLKVETEYIRSAPGGTGYAKCAGNYAASMYPTLLAQQQGYDQLIWTDAREHKYIEESGTMNIMFVIDGKLVTPATSDSILKGTTRAAIIAIAKHWGMEVEERLVSIDEVISGIESGRLTEAFGAGTAVGASAYALIGYNGKDHMLPEFAPEESFAVRVSNYLGDLRTGKIDDPFGWVQKI; encoded by the coding sequence ATGACGACGGACGTCTTACAAATTGAATTGCGGAAAGCGGAACGCTCCCGGATTCAGGAAGTAGATTTTAATCATCTGCCTTTCGGAAAACACTTCTCGGACCATATGTTCGTGGCCGATTTCATAGACGGTCAATGGCAAAATCAGCAGATCGTGCCGTTTGACAATTTCACGATCAACCCGGCCCTATCAGCGCTGCATTACGGTCAGTCGATTTTTGAGGGGATGAAAGCCTATAAAAACGATGAAGGCGACGTACTGCTGTTCAATCCGCTGGCCAATTTCGAGCGGATGAACGAATCGGCGCGCCGGATGTGCATGGCCACGCTACCCGAAGAAGTATTCATGGGCGGTCTGGAAGCGCTGTTACGCGTTGATGCTGACTGGGTACCGTCGACACCGAACAGTTCGCTGTATATCCGGCCGTACATGTTTGCCTCGGATAACTACCTGGGTGTGGCCCCTTCGAAAACGTACCGTTTCTGCATTTTTACGTGCCCCGTTGGTGCGTATTACAGCAACCCGCCCAAGCTGAAAGTAGAGACCGAGTACATTCGGTCGGCACCGGGCGGCACGGGTTACGCGAAATGCGCGGGTAACTATGCCGCGTCGATGTACCCAACGCTGCTGGCGCAGCAGCAGGGGTACGATCAGTTGATCTGGACCGACGCACGGGAGCACAAATACATCGAGGAATCAGGTACGATGAACATCATGTTCGTTATTGATGGCAAGCTGGTTACGCCCGCTACGTCCGATTCGATTCTGAAAGGAACGACCCGCGCAGCTATTATTGCCATTGCCAAACACTGGGGCATGGAAGTCGAAGAGCGGCTGGTATCAATTGACGAGGTGATCAGTGGTATTGAGAGCGGGCGACTGACGGAAGCTTTCGGGGCTGGTACGGCCGTAGGCGCATCGGCCTACGCCCTGATTGGCTATAATGGCAAAGACCATATGCTGCCTGAGTTTGCTCCGGAAGAGTCTTTTGCGGTTCGCGTATCGAACTACCTGGGCGATCTGCGCACGGGCAAAATTGACGATCCCTTCGGCTGGGTGCAGAAAATCTAG
- a CDS encoding MFS transporter, with amino-acid sequence MQTEKIQKPTQTERPRLSFWQIWNMSFGFLGIQYGFGLQQANMSPIYRYLGADEASIPGLWLAGPLTGLLLQPIIGAVSDRSWSPRWGRRKPFILVGALFGSIAMIFMPNSSFVWMAAGLMWMLDAGLNSAMEPFRAFVGDILNDKQRPTGFAVQSFMVGFGQTLANLMPYILPLMGISMVMSDGQLANGIPNSVRYPFYIGAAAILLSVFWTVRTTKEYPPIDDRYKEPHVFSDEEKKSISFWHLALSLGGAILAFFFAARIGGWVTGLLWGVGVLAGSYLFLMLPIFKEVLASLSAMPTVMKQLWWVKFFTWYGLPLMWQYLSLAVARYAFNAPDTKSNPLGFEEGTKWGGLCFAMFSISCALISVFIPRIAKAIGSARATHAVFLSIGAMGFFLTLTSNDKFIYLIGMTIIGLAWGSIMSMPYLMLSVAVPKERMGVYMGIFNGFICVPQFIGMLTVPLYYEPLLGNDPRNALVLAGICLLLAAASCFLVKEAKRTNEVVLPIGPGGH; translated from the coding sequence ATGCAAACTGAAAAAATTCAGAAACCGACCCAGACCGAGCGTCCCCGGTTGAGTTTCTGGCAAATCTGGAACATGAGTTTCGGATTTTTGGGTATTCAATACGGCTTTGGTCTCCAGCAGGCCAACATGAGTCCTATCTATCGGTATCTGGGTGCCGATGAAGCGTCTATTCCGGGCCTTTGGCTCGCTGGCCCTCTGACGGGGCTGTTGCTTCAACCGATTATTGGGGCCGTTTCAGACCGGAGCTGGTCGCCACGCTGGGGCCGCCGAAAGCCCTTTATACTGGTGGGGGCCTTGTTCGGAAGTATTGCCATGATCTTTATGCCCAACTCGTCATTTGTCTGGATGGCAGCGGGGCTGATGTGGATGCTCGATGCAGGTCTGAACTCCGCGATGGAACCCTTCCGGGCTTTTGTCGGCGACATTCTCAACGATAAACAGCGTCCAACCGGCTTTGCCGTGCAGTCGTTCATGGTTGGATTCGGGCAAACCCTGGCCAACCTGATGCCTTACATACTGCCCCTCATGGGCATATCGATGGTCATGTCGGATGGGCAGTTAGCGAATGGGATTCCAAACTCGGTACGGTATCCGTTCTACATTGGTGCGGCTGCTATCCTGCTCTCGGTTTTCTGGACCGTTCGCACGACAAAAGAGTACCCTCCCATTGACGACAGGTATAAGGAACCACATGTTTTTAGTGACGAAGAGAAAAAATCGATTTCCTTCTGGCATCTGGCTCTCTCGCTGGGCGGGGCCATTCTGGCATTCTTTTTTGCCGCCCGGATCGGTGGCTGGGTAACGGGCTTGCTGTGGGGAGTGGGTGTACTGGCAGGTAGCTATCTGTTCCTGATGCTTCCTATTTTCAAGGAAGTACTGGCTTCGCTCTCGGCCATGCCTACGGTGATGAAACAGCTCTGGTGGGTTAAGTTTTTCACCTGGTACGGTCTCCCGCTTATGTGGCAGTATCTATCGCTGGCCGTGGCCCGGTACGCGTTCAACGCACCGGACACGAAGTCAAATCCGCTTGGTTTTGAGGAAGGTACGAAATGGGGAGGATTGTGTTTTGCTATGTTCAGCATTTCCTGCGCCCTGATTTCGGTCTTTATTCCGCGCATTGCAAAAGCCATTGGCAGTGCCCGGGCTACCCACGCCGTGTTCCTCTCGATTGGGGCTATGGGCTTCTTTCTGACGCTTACCTCCAACGACAAATTCATCTATCTCATCGGCATGACCATCATTGGGCTGGCCTGGGGATCAATCATGTCGATGCCGTATCTGATGCTGTCGGTGGCGGTTCCTAAAGAGCGGATGGGCGTGTACATGGGTATTTTCAATGGGTTTATCTGTGTACCGCAGTTTATCGGAATGCTTACCGTACCCCTCTATTATGAGCCCCTGCTGGGTAACGACCCCCGTAACGCGCTGGTACTGGCGGGAATTTGCCTATTGCTGGCAGCGGCATCCTGCTTCCTGGTCAAAGAAGCCAAACGTACCAACGAGGTGGTTCTCCCCATTGGACCAGGTGGCCACTAA